The following proteins are co-located in the Silene latifolia isolate original U9 population chromosome 1, ASM4854445v1, whole genome shotgun sequence genome:
- the LOC141588760 gene encoding uncharacterized protein LOC141588760, whose protein sequence is MTNPSGNSDDSNVNREIITTTPNTPVNHFTLPHKIVHDLSKIKILDGKNYRRWSEKILFYFSQYKIDYVLFQEPQSTEESSSSEIVKPNTKSTKDNKTVRGDMLHYMVDNLFDIYCKTKTAKGIWDALETNYGTDDFGTKKYVVAKWLKFQITDGKLIMDQINEYENMVSEILGKGMEFCEYMQSNALIEKLSSPSWDEYKKHLMHKKKDMKLQELIGHIKIEDATRSQNRVGTNATNTVKANVVEYRNTGTNKRSYDQYNKPQSVDKPIKTMT, encoded by the coding sequence ATGACAAACCCATCCGGAAATTCTGACGATTCCAATGTCAATCGAGAAATTATTACCACCACTCCTAATACCCCTGTTAACCATTTCACATTGCCACACAAAATTGTCCATGACCTTAGTAAGATAAAAATTTTAGATGGGAAAAATTATAGGAGATGGTCtgaaaaaatattattttatttcTCGCAATATAAGATTGACTATGTGCTATTTCAAGAACCACAATCCactgaagagtctagttcgtCTGAAATTGTTAAACCCAATACCAAATCTACTAAAGACAATAAGACCGTTAGAggtgacatgttacactatatgGTCGATAATCTGTTTGACATCTATTGCAAAACTAAGACCGCTAAAGGAATTTGGGATGCTTTGGAAACTAATTATGGGACTGATGATTTCGGTACTAAGAAATATGTTGTAGCAAAATGGTTAAAATTTCAGATTACTGATGGTAAACTAATAATGGATCAAATAAATGAGTATGAAAATATGGTTTCTGAAATTCTTGGTAAAGGAATGGAGTTTTGCGAGTATATGCAGTCTAATGCTCTTATTGAGAAGTTGTCTTCTCCTAGTTGGGATGAGTATAAGAAACATCTGATGCATAagaagaaggatatgaaattgcaGGAGCTAATTGGTCATATCAAGATTGAGGATGCCACAAGGAGCCAGAATCGTGTCGGGACTAATGCTACTAACACTGTTAAAGCTAATGTTGTTGAATACAGGAATACAGGTACAAACAAGAGGAGCTATGATCAATACAACAAACCACAAAGTGTTGATAAACCAATAAAAACAATGACATGA